A part of Palaemon carinicauda isolate YSFRI2023 chromosome 8, ASM3689809v2, whole genome shotgun sequence genomic DNA contains:
- the LOC137645958 gene encoding uncharacterized protein — translation MGQGASHPHPIVQEHRQPQWAMDTSAEPTHSPHQVRQRVQHQQQQREMREQLEREQQENQLHQQESIVDAGCCGSEAAASCSCGGGLTSTAAIYGTAASPDPATHHPVVVTPPRSLPHHHHHHHHHHRHQLQQAEAATLPTAAGSASGPSCASSGACSSSNNGCGHWCSSCRVRVQVEVECVNGIEARPSPPRGGRLRTLTFPKRHRHKTKTPTRDLPAQPKKKKTPWTFRLNCRLRPSKSEPEPEASTSVGCGACMCPSLRRPEPELHTHHHHHHHVPHHHHVHHRHPSGQDSPSIASVGSGTASSPGGAVALRAPVIDLSRFNPDAYPIEDWDEQARQERAREMVEGVEPPPGFGSSHTLTPAHHALTHLQLQHQHQLQLQQAGAVTPLPLPYNSVLDLQLLLERSLRLGLGGPRSVAASISEETLLQQVGRLAGDGSLLQRTVHTQVDYIHCLVPDLLRITNCAFYWGKMDRYEAERLLDNRPEGTFLLRDSAQEEYLFSVSFRRYGRSLHARIEQWNHKFSFDSHDPGVFASDTVCGLIEHYKDPSCCMFFEPMLTNPLARTFPFPLQHLCRAVICSTTTYDGINSLLLPKSLNNYLKEYHYKQRVRVRRLDH, via the coding sequence ATGGGCCAGGGGGCCAGCCATCCTCATCCTATAGTTCAGGAGCATCGTCAACCACAGTGGGCCATGGATACCTCGGCTGAGCCCACACATAGTCCACACCAAGTTCGGCAAAGGGTccagcatcaacagcaacaacgTGAGATGCGAGAGCAACTGGAGAGGGAACAACAAGAAAATCAGCTTCATCAGCAAGAAAGTATTGTGGATGCTGGATGTTGTGGATCAGAAGCTGCTGCCTCTTGCAGCTGTGGTGGTGGTTTAACATCAACTGCAGCCATATATGGAACAGCAGCTAGTCCAGACCCTGCTACTCACCATCCTGTAGTGGTTACACCACCTCGAAGTCTCccacatcatcaccatcaccaccaccaccatcatcgcCATCAGCTCCAGCAAGCTGAAGCAGCAACTCTTCCAACTGCTGCTGGTTCAGCAAGTGGACCCAGTTGTGCATCATCAggtgcttgtagtagtagtaataatggcTGTGGCCACTGGTGTTCTTCTTGCCGTGTTCGAGTACAAGTAGAGGTAGAATGTGTAAATGGGATTGAAGCTCGGCCATCACCCCCTCGTGGGGGCCGTTTACGCACTTTAACTTTCCCTAAGAGACATCGTCACAAGACCAAAACTCCCaccagagatcttcctgctcaacctAAAAAGAAGAAAACTCCATGGACTTTTCGATTAAACTGTCGTTTGAGGCCATCTAAGTCTGAACCAGAGCCTGAAGCTAGCACAAGTGTTGGATGTGGTGCATGTATGTGTCCAAGCTTACGAAGGCCAGAACCTGAGCTTCACAcgcatcaccaccaccaccaccacgtgCCACATCACCACCATGTACATCATCGTCATCCATCTGGACAAGATTCTCCTTCAATAGCATCTGTAGGATCTGGGACAGCTTCTAGTCCTGGTGGGGCAGTTGCTTTAAGAGCTCCTGTTATTGACCTTTCTAGATTTAATCCAGATGCTTACCCTATCGAAGATTGGGATGAACAAGCACGCCAGGAAAGAGCTCGAGAAATGGTAGAAGGTGTAGAACCACCTCCAGGCTTTGGCTCAAGTCATACATTGACACCAGCGCATCATGCTCTTACTCACCTTCAGTTGCAACATCAGCATCAATTACAACTTCAGCAAGCTGGAGCAGTAACACCTCTACCTTTGCCCTATAATTCAGTCCTTGATTTACAGTTGCTGCTAGAAAGATCTCTACGTCTTGGATTAGGGGGACCTCGATCAGTTGCTGCGTCAATTTCAGAAGAAACTTTACTTCAACAAGTAGGTCGTCTCGCTGGTGATGGATCATTACTTCAGCGAACTGTTCACACACAGGTTGATTATATTCACTGCCTTGTACCAGATCTGCTCAGAATCACTAACTGTGCTTTCTACTGGGGTAAAATGGACCGGTATGAAGCAGAGCGACTTCTTGATAACCGGCCTGAAGGCACATTCTTACTAAGAGATTCAGCACAAGAAGAGTATTTGTTTTCAGTGTCTTTCAGGCGATATGGGAGATCTTTACATGCTCGAATTGAACAGTGGAATCACAAGTTTAGTTTTGATTCTCACGATCCAGGAGTATTTGCTTCAGATACAGTGTGTGGTCTTATTGAACATTATAAAGATCCGTCTTGTTGTATGTTCTTTGAACCAATGTTAACAAACCCTTTGGCACGTACATTCCCCTTTCCTCTGCAACATTTATGCCGAGCTGTTATTTGTTCTACTACCACTTATGATGGTATCAACAGCCTCCTTCTTCCAAAGTCTCTCAATAACTACCTCAAGGAATATCATTACAAACAACGTGTGAGGGTACGTAGATTAGACCACTAG